In Kangiella koreensis DSM 16069, the DNA window GAGCTGGAACTTGATCTACCTGGTCTATACGGCACAGCAGAATTTGAGAATGCGCTAGGCTTAGTGCTTGAGTATGAAAACAACCATGATACTTGGGCCTGGGGCGTTCGTTACACTCACATCGAATATGATTATGATGCTACTGGCGAAACCTTCGATGGCAACAACATCGGTGCTTTTTTCAACTGGTATTTTTAAAATTGAGATAGAGTTACAAAAAGCGACTTCGGTCGCTTTTTTATTGCCTGATTTTTTAATCTTTTATTTAAACAGTGTCTTCGGTGTTAATAACCAATCCAGACGACCACTGTTTACTTTGATGTCCTGCCAATGGTTTGCCCGGAATGAGAGTCTGGCAATGGATGCTGTAGGGAATTTCACATTAGCCCCCATGGCTAACTCTGTAATTAGCGATGAGCACATGGGCTCGTGGGCGACCAGCATCAACTTATCAATAGCATCATCTTGCTTGTGTATAAGCTCGATAGCTTCTTCGGCACTGGCTAAATAAAGTTCACGACAAAACTGAACTTCACATTTCCAACTCCCTTTTTCTTTTGCAAGCGATAGCGTTTGTTTAGTTCTTACCGAAGTTGAGCACATGACCCTTTGTGGTGTCTGTTTAATCATAGCTAAATGCTTACCCATTTTTTCAGCAGCTATTTTGCCACGTTCAGCCAAAGGTCTTTCATGGTCACTTGAAAACCTGCCTTCCCAGTCCGACTTTCCATGCCTAAAAATATACAGCTTCTTACTTGAGGTTTCCTCACCTTCAAAATCAGCTTGGTTATGGTTCATAATGCTACATCCAACTAATGTGTTACGAGTATTATCATAGCGCTAGATAACAGCTTAATGACAGAAATTCTACAGCTTGAAGAAAGCTGCAATTATTTATGCAGATTAGTTTCGATTCTATTAGAATAGGGCCAAGAACTATTCACACAATAACAAAAGGGGCAACAGTGAAAAAAATAGAACACGGTTTTGAAAGAGCACTTTTCAGTAGTCGTTGGGTTTTGGCGCCATTTTTTGTCGGTTTAATTCTTTCGATTTTTATATTATTGGGTAGTTTTGCAAAAGAGCTTTGGCACCTGGTTACCCACTTTGGGGAACTTGGGGAAATTGCCACGATTCTCGGTATTCTGGCGCTTGTAGACATGACCTTGCTAGCCAACCTACTCATCATCATTATTTTTAGCGGCTATGAAAGCTTTGTCTCCAAAATTGACGTTTCAAACCATGAAGACCGTCCTGGCTGGATGGGTAAAGTAGGATTCTCAACATTAAAAGTAAAGCTTATCAGTTCAATCGTAGCGATATCGGGTATCGACCTATTACGAACTTACATGCAATTGGATAAGATGCCAGAGGCAATTGAAACCGATGTGGTCATGTGGAAACTGTTGATTCATGGGACCTTTGTTATTTCTGGATTGCTGTTTGCTGTTATGGATTACCTTACGACTAAGTCTGGTAATGACCATTAACTCTTGGCAAGCAATGAATTGCAAATACTCTTAACAAAAAAGCCCTCAATACGAGGGCTTTGTTTTATATCTTAAAGTAACACTAAGCTTCAGTTTCAACCTTGGCATCTTGAGCATTTTTAGCAACCGAAACAATACCATTGTTACGTCCACTTTCAGATTTATACATCTGGCTCTTACCAATTTGCTGCCCATTGGTAGCGTTCAGGGTAAAGTAAAAACGGCCATCTTTGGCTGTTTCCTTCGAGAAACGGTCACCATTTAAGGAGTTTTTGCGAACTGAATCGATGCCATTCTCACATGCAGACTGGGAACCATAGCCCTGACTTTGTAATATGGTTTCACCGTTACCGGCTTTAAGCACAAAATATAGCTTCCCATCTTTTCCTTTTGATATAACAAATTTTCCTGCCATAAGTTCCACCTTAAAATTATTTGATTAATGACAAAGCTGTTTACTTATTAATCAGCTAGTAACAATAATCCTCTTTTTGTAAGCCAACGGCAAGTAATAGCTCACAAATTTAACATCGCCGTAAAACTAACGAGTATGCTTTCCGCCAGTCCAGCCACCTTTGGTCAGAACTCTATCGCCCATTTGCTTTGGTGAATCTTCGAGATCAGTAGCCATAGAGTCATTCCAGCGATTTAAGAAACCATACAGACACACTGCCCCTAATATTTCTACGATTTGCTCTTCAGACCAATACTGCTTCATGCGAATCATTAACTCATCATCTACCGCATTGGGCACTGAACCTGCTGCTAGGGCATAATCAAGTGCAACCCGCTCTGCATCGCTGTATAAAGAACTGGTTTGATACTCCCAGATGGCATCCAGCTTTTCTTGTGAAATGCCATGAATGTTAGCCGCAATGAGTGAGTGAGCTTCACAATACTGACAACCTGCTGCACGGCTTGCAAAGTGTGCAATCAACCGTTTAAAACCTAAATCAACTTCACCTTCGGGATCCATCACCGCCTTGGTTAATACACCGAAAGCCTGCACCATTTTTGGTCTACGTTGCATGGTTAATAAGCTGTTTGGGATAAAGCCCAAAATTTCTTCGAAAATTTTAAAATCGCTGGCTAACTCTGGGTGACTATCAGCGGGTAAAGGTTTTAAATGTGCCACAAGTAACTCCTCAAATATTAAGATTAATTTTGAATAAAACAAACTCCAGTACCACCATGTCCGCAATAACCTGCTGGATTTTTTGAGAGATATTGTTGATGGTACTCTTCAGCTAAATAATAAGTTTTAAAAGCTTCTATCTCCGTAGTAATGCTCGGATAACCCTTAGCGCTCAAAAGTTTTTGATATTCTTCTCGACTGGTCTCCGCCAGTTCCTGCTGCGTTAGATCATGAGCTAATATTACAGAGCGATATTGAGTCCCAATATCATTACCCTGGCGCATGCCTTGAGTGGGGTCATGATTTTCCCAAAACAGTTGCAACAAGTCCTGATAAGAAATAACGCTGGGGTCATAGATAATTTGCACAGCTTCGGCATGCCCTGTAACACCAGCACAGACCTGCTCATAGGAAGGGTTCTCGAAGTCAGAACCAGCATAACCAACACTAGTCATAACGACGCCATCTTGTTGCCAAAATAGTTTTTCTGCCCCCCAGAAGCATCCCAGAGCAAAGGTCGCGATCTCCTGCCCTGCTTCAGGCTGGGTCATTATCGTCTTATGAAATACATGATGGTTCATGAAAGAACTCCAAGGGTTATCCAACTGTTAGAGTATCAGTTAATGGTAATGTTACAAAAAAGGCTTTCCGAAGAAAGCCTTTTTTGCGAAACGTTAGTAACAAATGGTTATTTGTTTACAATATCGTCAAGTGTTGCTTGCGCAAGAGGATGGTAGCCTGGACGAGCAACCTTATAAACGCGCTTGGCAAATTCGGCTCCCTGCTCTGTTTCCATAAGCTGCTTATAAAGTGGCACAATTAATTTACGTCGGCCAATGCTAATCAGGTAACTTTCAAGGCGCGGCATGACCACGTCATAGCCAGTTTTTAATGACAATAATAACCAGGCATGAGCGATTTCATTGTTAGTTGACTCAGTCAATTTGAACTCCATATCCATCGCCACCATGTCATCATTAGACATACCTGCCGGAAGGTTATTAATGAAATGCAACCACTCATGAACCGTCCATTTTTCAGTTCCAAGCTGGGCTAAGGTGATTTCACCGCTGAGAAGCTGCTTGGTTTTTTGATTAACAATGTTAAAAGCATCTGATGTTGGATTTGGCATCATCTCTGGCAACATGGGTTCATGAATCCAGATACGGATTTGCTCATCAGTTACAACACCTGGATGTTTATCTAAAAGGTTTTCTTTTAGGTAAGCTTCAAACTGTTGAGTAGTTATACTTTGGAAAGAAAAGTGATCGAAATAATTAACTAAGAACGCATCAAAAACTTCACGACCAAACTTCTCTTCCAGCCAAACCAGAAACATTTGACCTTTAGTGTATGGCACAGTTGAGAAAGCATCATCAGGGTCAGCACCTTTCAAATCCACATTTAAAACCGTATATTCTTTTGGTAAATCCTGAACTGCCTGGCGCAAATCCTGAACCGCTAAAGATTGCTCCATTAGAGCGCGTTCGCGGCCAAATAGCTCCTCCATAATGCGATTTTCAACGTAAGAAGTGAAGCCTTCATTGAGCCAAAAATCATGCCAGTTAGCATTAGTCACCAAATTGCCTGACCAGGAATGAGCCAACTCGTGAGCAATCAAACTAACGAGACTTTTGTCACCCGCAATAACGGTTGGCGTAATAAATGACAAACGAGGATTCTCCATACCACCATAAGGAAATGCAGGAGGTAAAATCAACAAATCATAACGCCCCCAGCGATATGGGCCATAAAGCTCCTCGGTAACTTTGACCATCTCTTCAGTGTCATCAAACTCAGCAACAGCTGCATCTAAGATTGCAGGTTCGGCATAAACACCGGTTCTATTGCTCATAGCCTTAAACTTCAGGTCACCGACGCCAATTGCAATAAGGTAGGTAGGGATAGCCTGTGGCATTTCGAAGCTGTACTCACCATCAAGCTCTGTGTCCGGCTCATTAAAGGCACTCATCACGGCCAATAATTCTTTTGGAGTGCGAATCGTTGCATTATAGGTAACACGCACCGCTGGGCTATCTTGAACTGGCACAAAACTACGTGCATGGATGGCTTGGGCCTGGCTGTACATAAATGGATGCTTTTTACCATCGGTTTGCTCAGGCGTTAGCCATTGCAGTCCGCTGGCTTGTGGTTGAGTTGCATAATGAACACGAACCTTATCAACACCCTCTTCTAAAGTTACTGTCAACTTTGAGCCCATGACATCATCTTTTTCAGCCAGCTCAAACTCACCAGCAACCCACTGATCATTTTGATAGAGCTCCACCTTCGAAACATCAATATCGCGTGTATCAAGCACTAACGCGCTGACATCATCTTTCAAACGATCAAAACTCAAGTCAACGTGCCCTTTAAGCGACTTCGCTGCAAAGTCTACAGTTAGATCTAGGTCTAGATGTTCAAGTTTTACTTCATGAAGGTTGCCATAAGTATGGTCATCGATTGGATTATGCGCTTTACGTTTTTCAACCGACTCCACTTTACTAACTTCGACTTCTTTGGTTTCAACTTGAGAAACGGCAGTTTCCTGTTTACTTTTCTCATCCGAACCATCTTGCTGACATCCTGCTAAGGCAGCCATCACCGCCAACGAGCAGAACAAGGTATGTTGTATTTTCATTCTAGTTACCGTGAAATTGAAAGTCTGTCATTTAAGCAACAAACAATTTATCTGTAAAGGCTTTACCACAATGGCCTATTGACGCTTGTTGAAAGGCAGTGCTAATGTAGCTTTTATCGAAGGCTTTGATATCAAAGAGTTACAAAGTCTCTGAATGAAGTTTGGCAGTTAAGTTTATGATTTTAATCAGGCTCTTTTATTTTATTACCATTAACTCTGCCACATTTTTTAACCCTGTTTAGTGCTATGCTCGGTCAAACATAAGAGGTTGTTAATCGACTTTTAGAGTCGTCAATAAAACCCAATGACATCTGTTTGACAAGAAGCCGTTAAGCACAACACCTTAAGGACTGACTTATGCCATCACAAGGTAGCGGCAATTTTGAACGTGGTTACATTATTCCGATTGGCGGATGTCTAAATTCAGTCAGTGACCGAGTTGCTGAGGAAATGCGCAGTATTTGTCTGACCTCTAAAGCAAATGCTTTAATCTTAAACATCAGCGAAGACCCGCAAGAAACTGAGCTTGAGCAAGTTTTAATCAATAACGGTTTCGCTCAATGTGAGACTCATGTTGTACGCAGTCGCCAGGATGCCTCAAGCCCAATCACCCTACAGCACCTCGTCGGAGTTGACCTGGTAGTTATTATTGGTGAGCGCCCATTGCAGATTTCTACGTTAATTGGTGGCACATCATTAGCCAAACAACTTCGTAAGCTCAACGCTGATGGTACTCATGTTGCTGGTTTGTATGGTGCGGCAGCTCTGCTTAGCGAGCACATGATTGCTGGAGGCAATGAAGCTAATATTCCAACCCAAGCTGGAGTAACTATGGCGCCGGGACTTGGACTGACCAATCGTTTTATGGTGGATTATCACTTTAAACAACAAGGAAGACTCGGCAGGCTTTTGACAGCTTTGTCTTATAACCCATTTACTATCGGGGTAGGAATTGATGATGGTACGGCTTTATTTATAAGTCCTAAGGACGAATTACAGGTCTACGGAGGTGGCGCAGCTACTTTGATTGATCCCTGTAATCTTCAATATTCGTCCATGGGGTCAGCGGGAAGTGGAGATCCAATTTCCTTGTTTGGCCTACAAATGCACATTTTGGCTGAAGGAGCTCGCTTTAGTGTCGGAGAACGTAATGCGTTTGATGAACACTGGGCCTAACGAGAATCCACAAGCCAAAGATTGAGTAACAAATTTAACTGACAATTGGGTAATTATCGATGACAAAACATCTAGCCAAAACTTTAACACTTGCGTTTTCTACACTACTCTTTGTTGCTTGTAAACCAGCAACCGTGGCTCAGACTGATGAAGCCCCAAGTAAACCAATCGCCCCCACTAAATCGGTAAACATTGGTGCCAGCAACTATATGACGGTTCCTAGTCATTGGAGCATAAAACCTTCCATCATGCCTAAAGGCTTTGTCAGCTATACGATTAAAGACAAAAGTTTACACATGGTGATAAGCGGTTATGCAGCCGAACGCTCGAGTTTTAATCATGATAAAAGCCGAAAAGACCTAAAAAATGTAACTCTACTTTATCGTGCCGGCGCTGCTAATAAAGAGCAAAAGTATTTATCGCTGGACGATAACCATAAAGTCGGTGGCTACACTAACTATACTTGCCGAACTGCTAAGAAATGTTATCAGGTATTTCCTCTTTCGCACTGGCAATCAGTGATCGCATCAGACTTCTATGTTGGAGGCATGAAGTACACTATTACTGCTGGTGTTGACGATTTGAACGGCGTTCATGCGCAGCAAATTTTAAATGCGATCAAAAGTATTGAGTCTAAATAATCCTGCAGTCAAAAAAATTTACCGACACAAAAAAGCCTGCTATTTGCAGGCTTTTTTGATTCTGGAGTTGTAACGTCCCGAGATAGGCAAATAATTAGGCTTGCGCTTCTCGCACAGCAATAAAAGCTAATGCCTTTTCGATGCGATTCAACACACGCTCTTTACCAATCCACTCAAGCGTAATACCAAGATCAGGAGACATACCAGCGCCAGTAACGGCTACTCTAAGTGGCATGCCAACTTTACCCATGCCAATCTCTAACTCTTCGGCTGTGGCGCTTACAAGACTATGCAGGGACTCTGCTGTCCAGTCGTTCGCTTGTACAAGTTTAGACTTAATCACTTCGAGAGGCTCTCTTGCAACAGGGCGCAAATGTTTTTTGGCTGCTCCAGCATCGAACTCTTCAAAGTCATGGTAAAAATATCGAACTGCTGACGCTAATTCTTTAAGCGTTTTAACGCGCTCGGCCATTTCTGGAATTAATAGCTTGATGTTAGGTCCATTACTGGTATCTACTGCCTGCTGATCCAGATGCCATTGCAAGTGCTTAATAACCTCTTCTGCTGGCAACTCTTTCATGTAATGTTGATTCAGCCAATTCAGCTTGTCGGTATTGAATGCAGAAGGTGCACGATTGACGTCTGTTAAATCAAAGTACTCTATCATTTCCTCCACCGAGAACACTTCCTGATCACCATGCGACCAACCTAAGCGGACCAGATAGTTCAGCAACGCCTGCGGCAAGTATCCATCATCGCGATACTGCATAACACTGACCGCACCGTGACGCTTCGATAAACGTTTACCATCATCACCTAAGATCATCGGAACATGTGCATACAAAGGTACATCACGGCCAAGAGCCTTAATCATGTTGATTTGGCGAGGTGTATTGTTCACATGATCATCACCACGAATGACATGTGTTATTTCCATGTCTAAATCATCTACAACCACAGTGAAATTATAAGTTGGTGTACCATCGGTGCGGGCAATAATCAAATCATCTATTTCGCTGTTATTAACTGAGATTTGTCCTTTTATGAGATCATCAAAAACAACAGTGCCCTCTTTTGGGTTTTTAAATCGAATCACGTGAGGTTTTGATAAATCCTGCTCTGCTTCACTTAAACCACGACAATGACCGTCATAACCGATGTTCTGCTTGTTGGCTTGTTGCTCTTCACGCAAGGCATCCAATCGCTCTTTCGAACAGTAACAGCGATAGGCCTGACCTTTATCCAGCATTTCACCAATTACTTCTTTGTATCGTTCGAAACGCCTAGTTTGATAATAAGGACCTTCGTCGTGCTCTAAATGCAACCACTGCATGCCGTCAAGAATAGCTTGTACTGATTCATCCGTTGAACGCTCACGATCAGTGTCTTCGATTCTCAATACGAAAGTACCTTGATGCTTTTTAGCATAGAGCCAACAATAAAGAGCTGTTCGAGCGCCACCAACGTGTAGATAACCGGTTGGGCTTGGAGCAAAGCGTGTTTTTACAGTCATATTAGGTCTGTTATTGGTTGTGAAGTAAAAGTGCCGCTATTCTAGCAAGAGGCCCTGCTTTACAAAACCTCTTTCAGCGATTTGTTATGGCTGATTTCGTTACCTGCTGATTAATTGTTAATCAAAACTATGTTTTTCTGAGGATTTACTCAAAAAGTTGTTGACCTAACCGATAACCACTTTATAATGCGCTCCGTTCTTAACGAACAGATGGAATTTGGGTGGTTAGCTCAGTTGGGAGAGCATCGCCCTTACAAGGCGAGGGTCACTGGTTCGAGCCCAGTACCACCCACCAAACTCCATCCCCTTACGATATATTTGATGTATATTGTATGATGTATTGATAAGAGTATTTTGAGCTTCTGAATTTCAGAAGCTTTTTTTTTGCTTGTCACTTTTTGCTCACAGATGCTCATAGTTCCCCACCCCCACTATTTTTTGCTCTCAAGAGCGCTCGTGCATTCCTTTTAGCGGCCAGCTCTGGCACAATATGCGCCTATTTAGCTTATTCCACCAGCCCTGTAAATTGCTCATGTCTTCAGATACTTATATCGCTCAGTTACGCACCCTACTTGATGATGACTGCTTGCTTACTGATAAAGATTCTCTTGACCACTATGGTAAAGACTGGACCAACATCAAACAGCCAGCCCCCCTAGCAATTGCATTGCCTAAAACCACCGAGCAAGTCCAGGCCCTAATTCTATGGGCTAACGACAATCAAATTGCAATCGTCCCCTCTGGCGGTCGAACTGGCTTGAGTGGTGGCGCTGTTGCCGCTAACGGCGAACTGGTCGTCGCATTGGACAAGATGAACAAAGTCATTGAGTTCAACCCAGGCAGTCAGCAAGTAAAATGCCAGGCAGGCGCTATTACCGAACAAATCCAGCAGTTTGCCGAAGACAATGATCTTTATTATCCGGTCGATTTTGCATCCAGTGGCTCAAGCCAAATCGGTGGCAATATTGCGACAAATGCTGGTGGTATTAAAGTTATCCGTTATGGGCTCACTCGTGACTGGGTACAAGGTTTAACTGTAGTAACAGGCAAAGGTGACATTCTGGAATTGAACAAGGGCTTGGTAAAAAATGCTACCGGCTATGATCTGCGTCACCTGTTCATTGGTAGTGAGGGTACCTTGGGAATCGTTACAGAAGCCACCCTTAAACTAACCCGCAAACCCGTCAATTTAACGGTATTGCTGTTAGCCATTCCCAACCTTGATAGCTTAATGCCGATTCTCCAGCAGTTCCAAAAAGCCGTTGACCTGACAGCCTTTGAGTTCTTCTCTGACGAAGCCTTAGAAAAGGTCATGGCTCATCACAACCTTGCCTGCCCTGTTCAGCAACGCGCGCCTTACTACTGCTTGCTAGAATTTGACGCCGCCAGTGAAGATATCCTCGAAGCAGCCTTGGCAGAGTTTGAAACAGGCCTTGGTAATGAACAGATTCTTGATGGAACTATGAGCCAAAGTCAGCAGCAGGTTGAAGATTTGTGGAAATATCGAGAGTTTATATCCGAAACCATTTCCGGTCGCAAACCTTATAAAAATGATATTTCAGTTACACCAGAAAAAATTACAAAATTTTTAACAGGCGTGAATGATATTGTCGCTAAAGACTACCCTGACTTTGAAGTCATTTGGTTTGGTCATATTGGAGATGGTAATTTACACCTCAACATTCTTGCGCCAGAGGATATGGACTACCAAGAGTTTACTGAGTCTTGTGAGCAGGTTAACCCTAAAATATTTACTTTGCTTCAGGAGCTCGGTGGTAGCATTTCAGCAGAGCACGGTGTTGGTCTTCTTAAGAAGCCTTACTTAAACTTCACACGAAGTGATACTGAAATTAGCTATTTAAAAGCTATCAAGCATGCTTTTGATCCGAAAGGAATAATGAATCCCGGTAAGGTTATTGATTAATGTTATTAGCTCTTAGCCTTGTTGCATTGCTTATTGGCCCCTTCTTAGTCGGCCTCTTCCCATATAATCGTAGACTCGATAACTTCCTGTTCGCTTTTGTTTTAGTGTCTGTTGGCGGACTACTATTGATTGATGTTCTGCCTGCAATTTGGCAACACATAGGTTATGCGCTAATCCCCGCAGTCTTGCTTGGCTTTTTTGGCCCCGGTTTAATCGAAGTAAGTTTTAGAAAAGCCGCAGATAAAGCACACAGCCTAGCGCTATTTTTAGGTATTACAGGGCTTATGATCCATTCTTTGCTGGATGGCGCAGCCATTGTCACGAACGATACAAACCCGATGCTGGCATACGCAGTGATTCTTCACCGAATAGTCGTGGGTTTAAGCATCTGGTGGATTGTTCAACCACAATGGGGGAACTTTAGAACCTGGCTGGTATTTGCCTTTATGTTCGTAACTACTGTGATTGGTTTCTACGCAGGGGAGCAACAGTTGACAGGGCTGCACAATAGCATTATAGATTATTTCCAGGCGTTTATATCAGGAACCTTGCTCCATGTGATTATTCACCGGCCTCATGTTGATGACCGTGGCCACATCCATCATCATGACCACTCTATTCCAGTTTCAGTCATTCATGAAGGTCAAGACAATAAGCATCAGGAACATCATGCAGCAAACGAAGCTCCCCACTCACATGGATTTGTCATAAAACATAAAGGGTATTTTGCTACCGGAGTGATAGTCGCAACTGTTCTACTATATGTGTTGCATTTAATCCACCAACACTAAATAACGGCCCAGAGCATTACATCCATAAAAGTTTTTTCGACTTAGGAATCGAGGACACATAGTCTAATTGGCCACTGACTATCAAGGCAGGCAAATCAGATGCCAACTTCGAATCAAGCTCAGCACCACGCGTAAATTGATTCGCATAAATACCAATCCAGGCGTTACGGCTATTCTTCTTGGCAACAGCGAGTGCTTTCTCTGTGATATAAATAATTTGCTCCCAAGTTAAAGGTCTCTCTATATTGTCGGTAAAAGGAAAACGGGTAAATCCGATACTACATGTCACATCGGTAGTACTACCATTCCCAAGATCAAATTTTCTCGAAGCCACTATATTACGAATCTTTTCTGCCAGTAGCATTTGCTCTCGTTTTTCTATACCACGACTCAAAATCACTAGCGTAGCACCTTGCCAGCGAACTAAAGTGTCCGTTCCGTAACAAATAGTTCTTAAGCAATCAGCAAGTTGCTTTATGATTTCATTGCCACAGATTTGACCGTACCGTTGATTAATAGTTGCCAGGTTATCGATGTCCACTGCAAAAACACCCAGATAAACGCCCTGAAGCTCTCTTTTGTCACGCCAGGTCGTTAAAATTGATTCTAATTCCTTTTGGATACTTCCTTTTAAATAACTACGGGTTCTAAACCCTGTAAGTTGATCATCCATTGATGATTGTTCGAGCTTTGAAGTTAATAGCTCAACTTGATAGCGTTGCTCTGATAAAGAGTATTGCAGGTCTTCAACTCGATATAATAAAGACTTTTTGTCCTTAAGTAACATTTGGCTTTTGGACTCAGATTCTTTTAATAAACGTTCTTTTAATTTAAGTGTCTTTTTGATCCCACGATAAATATAGAAGACGACGGCAATAACGAATAGGGAAAGTACAAAAAAGTAAACAGCAAAGCCTTTCGTGCTACGCCAAAAACCTTTATCAACGTTAATTCTTAACTGAGACTCTTTGCCACTCCAGTCACTATCTTCATATCTAACTTGAATACGAATATTCAACACTTCCTGCTCCACCGAATGCAGCCTGATCAGTCGTGAATTGCCAAGATTGATCCAGTCCGGCGTTAAGCCCTCAATCCTATAACGAAACTCAAGATTTTTTGCATTAACATAATTAAAGACAGTAAATTTTATATCTGTAATATCACCATATTGAATGGTTGAGCGGTATAGGTTATTAGACTCATTGCCATCTAATGGCTGGCGGATATTCTTTTGTATTACTTCGGTTATTTTTATCGGCTGGTGCTCTTTATCAATAATAATGTCTTCAGGGTTGAAGTAGCTAATACCATTCAAACCACCAAAATACAAATAACCATCGTTATCAGCAAAGTGTGCGTTAGTGAAAAACTCACTGTATTGCAATCCATCTGAGTAAGTATAGTTTATAGGTCGACCTTTATCGGGGTGGAATTTAACCAGTCCATTTGCAGTAGAAACCCACAAGTTTCCGGAGTCATCTGATAAAACTGAGCAGATGAAATCATTAATAAAACCATCATTGACAGTAATACGCTGAAAATAGACTTCTCCATTGATGTTATAACGTATGCGATTTAAACCGGTAACTGTTCCTACCCAAAGAACACCAAGCAAATCTTCGTAAATAACATTAATGTCTGAGCTGGAAAGTGTTTCAGGATCGTTAGGATCACTTAAGTAATATTGAATGTCGAAAGTTAGAGGACTAAATCTAATTAAGCCTCTTGAGCCGCCTAACCATATATAACCTTGTAAGTCTTCATACATGGTGTAAACGCCATACTTTGACTGCACGAAATTGATAGGAAGTCGCTCAGTGAGGTCTTCTATTACAATATGCTCCGTTGAGAGCTTCTCTCCAGGGGGAGTATTGATGGAAACCTTGAAAAAACCTTGCTTACCACCGAGCCAAATCTGACCATTTCGTCCTTCAATCACACTGCCTAGATCAGTCAATTTAACTACGTTCCCATCGACATCCACAAACTCCGTAAGGTAATAAAATGTTGCACTTTGATAAGGACGAATGAACATGCCCGTGCCAGTAAGCAACCAAAGATTACGATCAGTATCTTCCAGAATATCAGCGACGTAACCTGTAGTCATGGGCCCCTGTTCAGTGGGCAGCGATGAAAAGTGGTTTAACTTTGATAAGGTCTCATCATATTGATAAACTCCAGATGCTTCTGTACCAACCCAAAGTTTACCCAAATAATCCTTATATAAAGTCGTACTAATATTATCCCTTCCAAAAGGTGCCACTTCAGATTTCTGCAATAGATGTACAAACTGCTCTCGCGAGTCCCAATAATTAACACCTAAGCCCGTGCCTAACCATATTAAACCATCAAAGCCACGCATCAATGACATAGTGTAATCACTTGCAATAGAATGCTTATCACTAAAGTCTGCATGATATTCACGCGCAACTTTACCCTGGTTATTGTCCCAGAATTTAAGACCAACTGTCGTGGCCACCCAGATACCTTCACCATCGGGCAGCAAGGCTTCGACCTCAACTGGTGCCTCAACTTTAGAATCAATTACATCATAATGTTGGAACTCACCAGTGCTCAATTTGAAT includes these proteins:
- the gltX gene encoding glutamate--tRNA ligase, with product MTVKTRFAPSPTGYLHVGGARTALYCWLYAKKHQGTFVLRIEDTDRERSTDESVQAILDGMQWLHLEHDEGPYYQTRRFERYKEVIGEMLDKGQAYRCYCSKERLDALREEQQANKQNIGYDGHCRGLSEAEQDLSKPHVIRFKNPKEGTVVFDDLIKGQISVNNSEIDDLIIARTDGTPTYNFTVVVDDLDMEITHVIRGDDHVNNTPRQINMIKALGRDVPLYAHVPMILGDDGKRLSKRHGAVSVMQYRDDGYLPQALLNYLVRLGWSHGDQEVFSVEEMIEYFDLTDVNRAPSAFNTDKLNWLNQHYMKELPAEEVIKHLQWHLDQQAVDTSNGPNIKLLIPEMAERVKTLKELASAVRYFYHDFEEFDAGAAKKHLRPVAREPLEVIKSKLVQANDWTAESLHSLVSATAEELEIGMGKVGMPLRVAVTGAGMSPDLGITLEWIGKERVLNRIEKALAFIAVREAQA
- a CDS encoding FAD-binding oxidoreductase, which codes for MSSDTYIAQLRTLLDDDCLLTDKDSLDHYGKDWTNIKQPAPLAIALPKTTEQVQALILWANDNQIAIVPSGGRTGLSGGAVAANGELVVALDKMNKVIEFNPGSQQVKCQAGAITEQIQQFAEDNDLYYPVDFASSGSSQIGGNIATNAGGIKVIRYGLTRDWVQGLTVVTGKGDILELNKGLVKNATGYDLRHLFIGSEGTLGIVTEATLKLTRKPVNLTVLLLAIPNLDSLMPILQQFQKAVDLTAFEFFSDEALEKVMAHHNLACPVQQRAPYYCLLEFDAASEDILEAALAEFETGLGNEQILDGTMSQSQQQVEDLWKYREFISETISGRKPYKNDISVTPEKITKFLTGVNDIVAKDYPDFEVIWFGHIGDGNLHLNILAPEDMDYQEFTESCEQVNPKIFTLLQELGGSISAEHGVGLLKKPYLNFTRSDTEISYLKAIKHAFDPKGIMNPGKVID
- a CDS encoding ligand-binding sensor domain-containing diguanylate cyclase — its product is MLTEIAAAKTNLQRIRFHTYNIEDGLSQSTVLSLAQDSLGYTWIGTQDGLNRFDGVENTIFRHSPTNSETINSPTISNLIFDDQRTLWILTPQGLDSIDIHTLKVTHWTDSLQNLQVDGPNVQGQAKEVWSISLNQDKTLSVLGADYFATIDVTNKTVNQNQRLSDFIEGKSLQVMTIIGQRIFFIHNNCVLQVDFGGGQRKEFCSQSRSIEKFDNFFSFDEYPDTVFISHSSGFSTFKLSTGEFQHYDVIDSKVEAPVEVEALLPDGEGIWVATTVGLKFWDNNQGKVAREYHADFSDKHSIASDYTMSLMRGFDGLIWLGTGLGVNYWDSREQFVHLLQKSEVAPFGRDNISTTLYKDYLGKLWVGTEASGVYQYDETLSKLNHFSSLPTEQGPMTTGYVADILEDTDRNLWLLTGTGMFIRPYQSATFYYLTEFVDVDGNVVKLTDLGSVIEGRNGQIWLGGKQGFFKVSINTPPGEKLSTEHIVIEDLTERLPINFVQSKYGVYTMYEDLQGYIWLGGSRGLIRFSPLTFDIQYYLSDPNDPETLSSSDINVIYEDLLGVLWVGTVTGLNRIRYNINGEVYFQRITVNDGFINDFICSVLSDDSGNLWVSTANGLVKFHPDKGRPINYTYSDGLQYSEFFTNAHFADNDGYLYFGGLNGISYFNPEDIIIDKEHQPIKITEVIQKNIRQPLDGNESNNLYRSTIQYGDITDIKFTVFNYVNAKNLEFRYRIEGLTPDWINLGNSRLIRLHSVEQEVLNIRIQVRYEDSDWSGKESQLRINVDKGFWRSTKGFAVYFFVLSLFVIAVVFYIYRGIKKTLKLKERLLKESESKSQMLLKDKKSLLYRVEDLQYSLSEQRYQVELLTSKLEQSSMDDQLTGFRTRSYLKGSIQKELESILTTWRDKRELQGVYLGVFAVDIDNLATINQRYGQICGNEIIKQLADCLRTICYGTDTLVRWQGATLVILSRGIEKREQMLLAEKIRNIVASRKFDLGNGSTTDVTCSIGFTRFPFTDNIERPLTWEQIIYITEKALAVAKKNSRNAWIGIYANQFTRGAELDSKLASDLPALIVSGQLDYVSSIPKSKKLLWM